In Leishmania mexicana MHOM/GT/2001/U1103 complete genome, chromosome 34, one DNA window encodes the following:
- a CDS encoding putative phospholipase A2-like protein: MHPILDYVLSIHYLPTGSSVLLSCLAAAWGVDWKTCFVMTCVGSLVTCAVFYVQPLQCFSPLGGNFNVGTREVCGDRGAMKPPVTVVYPTPSGTPRSGIQYVPFGDRGYLVGMASYTKVPYVLVKDLCLLRRKMRSNADPAPLFQRDGIPRPMILFSHGLGGFPHLYSTLLMDLAARGAIVFAVSHMDGSAAYCRDAGRDLRVPLNTQIGWTTEDRAPQLEVRIRETLNTIKRIRNGELLLALGYDRKTVDTYIAMEPRVHLVGHSFGGATCLAAALNDTQDASERGGVSSIASTVVYDPWMIPLRKTMFYDKLTDKKQSVHFTTPTLQVFSEEWVRSKEQHAFFEEVKAIVDAQPRTTEESALVAAVDAKLKVMRTSWYTMKDYRGTGHLSCTDVSLFSPVLYRAAYMTASPRGSIVALAADTLLFIEKVSGPLPLDTKLLNNSALAATPKA; this comes from the coding sequence ATGCACCCAATCTTAGACTACGTCTTGTCTATTCACTACCTGCCGACTGGCtcgtcggtgctgctgtcgtgcCTTGCGGCGGCATGGGGGGTGGATTGGAAGACATGCTTCGTGATGACGTGTGTGGGTTCACTTGTGACGTGCGCCGTCTTCTACGTTCAGCCCTTGCAGTGCTTTTCCCCACTCGGGGGAAACTTCAATGTGGGCACGCGAGAGGTATGTGGTGACCGAGGTGCCATGAAGCCTCCCGTCACCGTCGTCTACCCGACGCCTAGCGGCACGCCGCGGAGTGGCATTCAGTACGTTCCATTTGGCGACCGCGGGTACCTGGTTGGGATGGCCAGTTACACTAAAGTTCCCTACGTACTGGTGAAGGACCTTTGCCTTCTGCGCAGGAAGATGCGGTCCAACGCGGATCCGGCGCCGCTCTTCCAGCGCGATGGCATCCCACGTCCGATGATCTTGTTCAGCCATGGTCTTGGCGGGTTTCCGCACTTGTACAGCACTCTGCTAATGGACCTCGCTGCGCGCGGGGCCATCGTGTTTGCTGTCTCGCACAtggacggcagcgctgcctacTGCCGTGACGCCGGGAGGGACCTTCGCGTTCCGCTGAACACCCAGATAGGCTGGACCACCGAGGATCGCGCTCCGCAGCTAGAGGTTCGCATCCGAGAGACCCTCAACACAATCAAGCGCATCCGCAACGGCGAGCTACTGCTCGCCCTGGGGTACGACAGGAAGACGGTGGACACGTACATCGCAATGGAGCCGCGCGTTCACCTCGTTGGGCATTCGTTTGGCGGTGCGACGTGTCTGGCGGCGGCCCTGAATGACACGCAAGACGCGAGTGAAAGGGGTGGAGTGAGCAGCATCGCCAGCACTGTCGTCTACGACCCGTGGATGATCCCTCTGCGAAAGACGATGTTCTACGACAAGCTCACCGACAAGAAGCAATCGGTCCACTTCACCACCCCAACGCTGCAGGTCTTCTCCGAGGAGTGGGTGAGGAGCAAGGAGCAGCACGCTTTCTTCGAGGAGGTCAAGGCCATTGTcgatgcgcagccgcgcacgacAGAGGAGAGCGCTCTTGTGGCAGCAGTCGACGCCAAGCTGAAGGTGATGAGGACGTCATGGTACACGATGAAGGACTACCGCGGCACTGGGCACTTGTCGTGCACGGACGTCTCATTGTTCAGTCCGGTGTTGTACCGCGCAGCTTACATGACGGCATCACCGCGAGGCTCCATTGTGGCGCTCGCAGCAGACACACTGCTGTTCATTGAAAAGGTCTCCGGCCCGTTGCCTCTCGATACCAAACTTCTCAACAACTCGGCGCTCGCCGCTACGCCGAAGGCGTAA
- a CDS encoding glyoxalase I — protein sequence MPSRRMLHTMIRVGDLDRSIKFYTERLGMKVLRKWDVPQDKYTLVFLGYGPEMSSTVLELTYNYGVTSYKHDEAYGHIAIGVEDVKELVTDMRKHNVPIDYEDESGFMAFVVDPDGYYIELLNEKMMMEKAEADMKEQGTA from the coding sequence ATGCCGTCTCGTCGTATGCTGCACACTATGATTCGCGTCGGCGACCTCGACCGCTCCATCAAATTCTACACGGAACGTCTGGGGATGAAGGTGCTACGGAAGTGGGATGTTCCGCAGGACAAGTACACCCTCGTCTTTCTTGGGTACGGCCCCGAGATGAGCTCGACGGTTCTGGAGCTGACGTACAACTACGGTGTCACATCCTACAAGCACGACGAAGCGTACGGGCATATTGCCATTGGGGTGGAGGACGTGAAGGAGCTGGTGACGGACATGCGCAAGCATAACGTGCCGATCGACTACGAAGACGAGAGCGGCTTCATGGCGTTTGTGGTCGACCCGGACGGGTATTACATTGAGCTGCTCAACGAGAAGATGAtgatggagaaggcggaggcggataTGAAGGAGCAGGGCACTGCATAG
- a CDS encoding putative ubiquitin-activating enzyme e1, translating into MEAEKEVLIDQKYLDKQSRTIGTYGLETMTKLISFKVIIVGCGGVGIEIAKNLALAGIHTIRLYDPRKPTVQDMGVNFAVTSQSMASGKTMAELSAAYISELNPNTRVRALAELTTATVADNVALVFTAAAPDLSLTTLSEWNTFCRNHTPSISFVLALQMGTMGSVFADHGPSFVVKDVDGRPMLQKVITEVVTLRDKTGEMYTRIRYETPEGQTPGALRDFTQIKLSEVQGLLKPDGASVNGQVYDGVVCPSDPRDSVRVYPAFEAQGYSSYETGGFLHELKEVKVLPFRPLSEALAAPGTFVPVSPMMDNSEESLTHVALHALLRYADAHAGKLPELHNATQAAAVVELAKKVLEENKAMPAPPEQRTTGTPSNAEFPYKVPPPPPPAPLVLESLDEKAVMAEALLARAELQPLASFFGAVVAQEIVKITGKYSPIHQWFHLSCAAVRPEWTDHSSEEFRPMNSRYDHIISIFGKGFQKQLQNLRLFMVGCGALGCENVKNFALCGITCGTGGSLVVTDNDRIEVSNLSRQFLFREENVGQSKSAAAAARMRQMNPDANVDARQDFIGTITEHLYPDTFWQSLNVVVNALDNIEARLYVDQQCVRFQKVLVEAGTMGTGGNVDIIVPGRTSSYADGGAADQTGGIPMCTLRNFPYIYDHCIEWARAQFDDMFVSPMQTAQQIIEDPAAFAQRIHQEVSSGSSAGERRSLIDKNLGPLKLLKRTLTILTDGPTMDRCVALGWEQLFKMFRDRILDLQAAFPRGAKKKNGEDFWSGHRKYPTALQVTAADIVTNPDAKHFLVAAINLYACMFGVHPPKHEARFNDEKNRWMQEYRTDEWIQAEANKLLTPTYVAGSVDNLDDDLAADAQEGKQVSMEESETELQGLLADVAALATKCKGSKAAALEFEKDDDDNFQIDFIAAASNLRAENYGIPTQDRMKVKLVAGKIIPAIATTTSAVTGLGLIELFKVLQNKDVSVLRNGMLDVGTNNYVLFERDLPIKNLTKVVATYIPEQDYTYKKKIIRVPEGFTKYDMIRIPVTPATTVKAFAATLEAVLNKTLPDGVDYAYEVDGIGFGKGMLWNGRSSHANTNASLMKVIEQQKASEAGGTLPAPFWQNRFQFCDLSVTVSIDDGDDTVDEVDVETATVCLEIQQ; encoded by the coding sequence ATGGAGGCTGAGAAGGAAGTGTTGATCGACCAGAAGTATCTGGACAAGCAGAGCCGCACCATCGGCACCTATGGCCTCGAGACCATGACAAAGCTGATCTCCTTCAAGGTTATTATTGtgggctgcggtggcgttgGGATCGAGATCGCGAAGAACCTGGCACTCGCTGGCATTCACACCATCCGCCTCTATGACCCTCGCAAGCCGACGGTTCAGGACATGGGCGTGAATTTTGCCGTCACGTCGCAGTCCATGGCATCGGGCAAGACGATGGCGGAGCTGTCTGCCGCCTATATTTCGGAGCTGAACCCGAACACACGCGTTCGGGCGCTTGCAGAGCTGACGACGGCCACCGTCGCGGACAACGTCGCCCTCGTCttcacggccgccgcgccggaTCTCAGCCTGACAACGCTGAGCGAATGGAACACTTTCTGCCGCAATCACACGCCGAGCATCTCATTTGTGCTGGCACTTCAAATGGGCACGATGGGCTCCGTGTTCGCGGACCACGGCCCTTCCTTCGTCGTCAAGGACGTTGATGGACGCCCCATGCTACAGAAGGTGATCACGGAAGTGGTGACGCTGCGTGACAAGACGGGCGAGATGTACACACGCATCCGCTACGAGACACCAGAGGGGCAGACGCCCGGGGCCTTGCGCGACTTTACACAGATCAAGCTGAGCGAGGTACAGGGGCTCCTGAAACCGGACGGCGCCTCCGTGAATGGTCAGGTGTATGACGGCGTCGTCTGCCCCTCCGACCCGCGCGATTCGGTCCGTGTGTACCCGGCGTTCGAGGCGCAGGGGTACAGCTCGTATGAGACAGGGGGGTTTCTTCACgagctgaaggaggtgaaAGTGCTCCCTTTTCGGCCCCTCagcgaggcgctggcggcgccagGCACTTTCGTCCCAGTGAGCCCGATGATGGATAACTCTGAGGAGTCGCTGACCCACGTGGCGctgcatgcgctgctgcgttacgccgacgcgcacgcaggaaAGCTGCCTGAGCTGCACAACGCAACGCaggccgctgcggtggttGAGCTAGCCAAgaaggtgctggaggagaataaggcgatgccggcgccgccggaACAGCGGACCACCGGCACGCCCAGCAACGCGGAGTTCCCGTAcaaggtgccgccgccgcccccgccggcgccgttggTCCTCGAAAGCCTGGATGAAaaggcggtgatggcggaAGCGCTCCTCGCTCGTGCGGAGCTTCAACCCCTCGCCTCCTTCTTTGGCGCCGTCGTAGCGCAGGAGATTGTGAAGATTACCGGTAAGTACTCGCCGATCCACCAGTGGTTCCACCTCTCTTGCGCAGCCGTGCGGCCCGAATGGACCGACCACAGCAGTGAAGAGTTCCGCCCGATGAACTCGCGCTACGATCACATCATCTCCATCTTTGGCAAGGGCTTCCAGAAACAGCTGCAGAACCTGCGCCTCTTCATGGTTGGGTGCGGGGCACTCGGCTGCGAGAACGTCAAGAACTTCGCACTGTGCGGCATCACctgcggcaccggcggctccCTCGTCGTGACCGACAACGACCGCATCGAGGTGTCAAACCTCAGCCGGCAGTTTCTCTTCCGCGAGGAGAATGTCGGGCAGTCCAagtcggcggctgcggcggcccgCATGCGCCAGATGAATCCCGATGCGAACGTGGACGCTCGCCAAGACTTCATTGGCACAATCACCGAGCACCTCTACCCCGACACTTTCTGGCAGTCGCTGAACGTCGTCGTCAACGCGCTGGACAACATAGAGGCCCGCCTCTATGTCGACCAGCAGTGCGTCCGCTTCCAGAAGGTGCTCGTCGAGGCGGGCACAATGGGCACCGGCGGCAACGTAGACATTATCGTTCCCGGCAGGACGTCGTCgtacgccgacggcggcgcggcggatCAGACAGGTGGCATTCCCATGTGCACGCTGCGCAACTTTCCGTACATCTACGACCACTGCATAGAGTGGGCCCGCGCGCAGTTCGACGATATGTTCGTGTCCCCAATgcagacggcgcagcagatcaTCGAAGACCCTGCCGCTTTTGCCCAGCGCATCCACCAGGAGGTTTCTAGTGGCTCAAGCGCTGGCGAGCGGCGTAGCCTCATTGACAAGAACTTGGGCCCGCTCAAGTTGCTGAAGCGGACGCTGACGATTCTTACCGATGGGCCGACGATGGACAGGTGTGTCGCGCTTGGCTGGGAGCAGCTCTTCAAGATGTTCCGCGACCGTATTCTCGATCTGCAGGCGGCCTTCCCGCGCGGCGCCAAGAAGAAAAACGGCGAGGATTTCTGGTCTGGTCACCGCAAGTATCCGACAGCGCTCCAGGTGACGGCCGCGGACATTGTGACGAATCCAGACGCAAAGCACTTCCTGGTGGCGGCGATCAACCTGTATGCGTGCATGTTCGGTGTCCACCCGCCCAAGCATGAGGCGCGCTTCAACGATGAGAAGAACCGCTGGATGCAGGAGTACCGTACGGACGAGTGGATTCAGGCAGAGGCGAACAAGCTGTTGACGCCGACGTACGTGGCTGGCTCTGTCGACAACCTCGACGACGACTTGGCAGCCGATGCGCAGGAGGGCAAGCAAGTTTCTATGGAGGAGTCCGAGACCGAGCTGCAAGGGCTACTGGCGGATGTTGCCGCTCTGGCAACCAAGTGCAAGGGCAGCaaggcggctgcgctggagtTTGAGAAAGATGACGATGATAACTTCCAAATCGACTTTATCGCTGCGGCAAGCAACCTGCGCGCCGAGAATTACGGAATTCCGACGCAGGATCGGATGAAAGTAAAGCTTGTCGCCGGAAAAATCATTCCTGCCATCGCGACTACAACGTCCGCCGTGACGGGCCTGGGGCTTATCGAGCTCTTCAAGGTCTTGCAGAATAAGGACGTCTCGGTGCTGCGTAATGGTATGCTGGACGTGGGCACAAACAACTACGTTCTCTTTGAGCGCGATCTGCCCATCAAGAACCTCACCAAAGTGGTGGCCACCTACATCCCGGAGCAGGACTACACGTACAAAAAGAAGATCATCCGCGTGCCGGAGGGGTTCACCAAGTACGACATGATTCGCATCCCTGTCACGCCGGCGACCACGGTGAAGGCGTTTGCGGCGACGCTCGAGGCTGTGCTAAACAAGACCCTCCCCGATGGTGTCGACTACGCGTACGAGGTGGACGGGATCGGTTTCGGCAAGGGTATGCTGTGGAACGGCCGCTCGAGCCACGCAAACACGAATGCGTCTCTCATGAAGGTGATTGAGCAGCAAAAGGCGAGTGAGGCTGGCGGCACGCTACCGGCTCCGTTTTGGCAGAACCGCTTCCAGTTCTGCGACCTTTCCGTGACGGTTTCTATCGACGACGGAGATGACACTGTGGACGAGGTGGATGTGGAGACGGCCACTGTGTGCCTTGAAATTCAGCAGTAG
- a CDS encoding putative prenyl protein specific carboxyl methyltransferase: protein MSHSSAPEELTGEKEAIRRINRELQRNLILETALIAFALGVLALAGVLLAAYGWHTHDDSLFALGLYILVVHIAFHVLEFLVAGFTRPHDTHPDAFMVFHSTPYLIASGTALLEFFVELYAIPETWKLDPTRHAVLGFFVRVNYASALLFTLLVVVFYGIRVVSMLQCGSNFSLMIEHERHSNHQLVTHGLYRYLRHPAYFGWFWRTCCAQWILANPVSAVVHTGVTWYFFRSRIAYEEATLQRPDYYGEAYKRYKARTIVGIPFL from the coding sequence ATGAGCCACTCGAGCGCACCAGAGGAGTTGACGGGCGAAAAGGAAGCCATCAGGCGCATCAATcgtgagctgcagcgcaaccTCATCTTGGAAACGGCCCTAATTGCTTTTGCCCTTGGTGTGCTGGCCTTGGCAGGTGTACTTCTCGCTGCATACggatggcacacacacgatgaCAGCCTGTTCGCTCTTGGACTGTATATCCTTGTTGTGCATATTGCCTTCCACGTCTTGGAGTTTCTTGTGGCGGGGTTCACTCGCCCTCACGACACCCACCCCGATGCCTTCATGGTGTTTCACTCGACACCGTACCTCATCGCCAGTGgaacggcgctgctggaatTTTTTGTGGAGCTGTACGCCATCCCTGAGACGTGGAAGCTGGACCCCACTCGTCATGCTGTACTTGGTTTTTTCGTGCGAGTGAACTacgcctcggcgctgctttTCACCCTTCTTGTCGTTGTTTTCTACGGCATCCGTGTCGTGTCAATGCTGCAGTGCGGCTCCAACTTTTCCCTCATGATTGAGCACGAGCGGCACTCCAATCATCAGCTTGTGACGCATGGCCTGTATCGGTATCTGCGCCACCCAGCCTATTTTGGATGGTTTTGGCGCACGTGTTGCGCGCAGTGGATTCTGGCAAACCCGGTCTCCGCTGTGGTACACACCGGTGTAACGTGGTACTTCTTCCGGTCCCGTATCGCTTACGAGGAGgccacgctgcagcgaccAGACTACTATGGGGAGGCGTACAAGAGGTACAAGGCGCGCACCATCGTCGGGATTCCGTTTTTGTAA